The following DNA comes from Enterobacter sp. SA187.
CGCGCAATTGTCCGCATTTTTAAATGAGCGCTGGAAAGGCATCCGCCCCGTCGCCTGGGGCGATGCGCTGCGGGAAAGCGAGTTTACCCGCTGGGTATACCAGGGACTGTGTGGTCTGGAAAAGGAGACGACAGATGAAGTTTGATACGGTGATCGTCGGCGGCGGGCTGGCGGGTCTGCTGTGCGGCATCAGGCTAAGCCGCAGCGGGCAGCGCTGCGCCATTGTCAGCCGCGGACAGAGCGCGCTGAGTTTTTCCTCCGGCTCGCTGGATCTGCTCTCGCGCCTGCTGGACGGCACAGCGGTGCAGGATACTGCCGCCGGGCTGGCCGCGCTTGAAACCCTCGCCCCGGAACATCCTTACAGCCTGATCGGGGCCGGGCGCGTGTACCAGTACGCCCGCGAGGCGCAAAACCTGCTGGCAGAATGCGGGCTGAAATTTCAGGGTGATGCCAGCGCCCCGCACCGCCGCGTGACGCCGCTCGGTATGACGCGTCCGGCGTGGCTCAGCCCGCCGGAAGTGCCGCTGTCGCCGCGCAAAGGAGAGCATATCTGCGTGGTCGGCATCAACGGTTTTGCCGATTTCCAGCCCCATCTGGCGGCCGCAACGCTGCGTAAACAGGGCCTGCGCGTCACGGCAACGGACATCGATTTACCCCTGCTTGATAAACTGCGCGACAACCCCAGCGAGTTCCGCGCCGTCACTATTGCCCGCCAGCTGGATCAGGATAGCCATTTCGCTGAACTTTGCGCCGCCCTGCGCCCGCTCAGCGAAACCCATGACGCCATCTGGTTTCCTGCCTGCTTCGGCCTGACGGACGACAAGGTTTATACCCGGCTTAATGCTGAACTCGCCTGCCCGCTGTACCTGCTCCCCACCCTGCCCCCGTCGGTACCGGGGATGAGAATGCAGACGCTGCTACAGCAGCAGTTTATCCGCAGCGGCGGCGCGTGGATGCCGGGGGATGAGGTGCTGCGCGCCACTCTGGATAACAACGTGGTCAGCCAGCTGTGGACGCGCAGGCATGAGGATATTCCGCTGCGCGCCGATCATGTGGTGCTCGCCAGCGGCAGTTTTTTCAGTAACGGGCTGGTGGCCGGGCGCGACGGCGTGCGGGAAAAGGTATTCGGCCTCGATGTGCTGCACAGCCCCGATCGCGCCAGCTGGTATCGCGATAACCTGTTTGATGCGCAGCCGTGGCAGCAGTTTGGCGTGCGCACCGATGCCACCCTGCGCGGACAATTACAGGGCGAACCCCTGCAAAATTTATACGTTATCGGCTCGGTACTGGGCGGCTATGACGCCATTCACCAGGGCTGCGGCGGCGGAATTTGCGCCGTGACCGCGTTACATGTCGCGCAGCAAATCTGCGCGCCGGGAGGCTCCGAATGAACACCACTCACTTCGACAGCTGTATCAAATGCACCGTCTGCACCACCGCCTGTCCGGTAAGCCGCGTCAATGTCGACTATCCTGGCCCGAAACAAGCGGGGCCGGACGGCGAACGTCTGCGCCTGAAAGACGGCACGCTGTACGATGAGGCGCTGAAGTACTGCACCAACTGTAAACGCTGCGAAACCGCCTGTCCGTCCGGCGTGAAGATCGGCGACATTATCCAGCGCGCCCGCAGCCAGTTCGCGCCGCGTAAACCTTCACTGCGTAACGCCATTCTCAGCCATACCGATCTGATGGGAAGCCTGTCCACGCCAGTCGCCCCGCTGGTGAATGCCGCCACCGGCATGAAACCGGTGCGCCTGCTGCTGGATAAAGCGCTGAAAATCGATCACCGCCGTACCCTGCCGAAATATTCCCACGGTACTTTCCGCCAGTGGTATCGCAAACAGGCGGCCGTACAGGCGGCATTTGATGACCAGGTGGCCTTTTTTCACGGCTGTTTTGTCAATTACAACCATCCGCAGCTGGGAAAGGATCTGCTGCGGGTGCTGAACGCGATGCAAATCGGCGTACAACTGCTGGAGGGTGAAAAATGCTGCGGCGTGCCGCTGATCGCCAACGGCTTTTTTGAAAAGGCGAAAAAGCAGGCCAATGCCAACGTCGCGTCATTAACGCGCGCCATTAGCGGCAATGGCCTGCCAGTGATCGCCACGTCTTCGACCTGTACTTTTACCCTGCGGGATGAATACCCACATTTGCTGGATATCGATAACCGCGCGCTGCGTCCGCATATCGATCTGGCGACGCGCTGGCTGTGGCGCAAACTGGAGGAAGGCCGCCGTCTGCCGCTGCGCCCGTTGCCGCTGAAGGTGATCTACCACACGCCCTGCCATATGGAAAAAATGGGCTGGACGCATTACACCCTGGAACTGCTGCGTAAAATCCCTGAACTGGAGCTAACGGTGCTGGAGTCGCAGTGCTGCGGCATTGCCGGCACTTACGGCTTTAAAGCGGAGAACTATACGACCTCACAGGCGATTGGCGCGCCGCTGTTCCGGCAGATTGAGGAGAGCGGCGCGGATCTGGTGATCTCA
Coding sequences within:
- the glpB gene encoding glycerol-3-phosphate dehydrogenase subunit GlpB; translation: MKFDTVIVGGGLAGLLCGIRLSRSGQRCAIVSRGQSALSFSSGSLDLLSRLLDGTAVQDTAAGLAALETLAPEHPYSLIGAGRVYQYAREAQNLLAECGLKFQGDASAPHRRVTPLGMTRPAWLSPPEVPLSPRKGEHICVVGINGFADFQPHLAAATLRKQGLRVTATDIDLPLLDKLRDNPSEFRAVTIARQLDQDSHFAELCAALRPLSETHDAIWFPACFGLTDDKVYTRLNAELACPLYLLPTLPPSVPGMRMQTLLQQQFIRSGGAWMPGDEVLRATLDNNVVSQLWTRRHEDIPLRADHVVLASGSFFSNGLVAGRDGVREKVFGLDVLHSPDRASWYRDNLFDAQPWQQFGVRTDATLRGQLQGEPLQNLYVIGSVLGGYDAIHQGCGGGICAVTALHVAQQICAPGGSE
- the glpC gene encoding anaerobic glycerol-3-phosphate dehydrogenase subunit GlpC is translated as MNTTHFDSCIKCTVCTTACPVSRVNVDYPGPKQAGPDGERLRLKDGTLYDEALKYCTNCKRCETACPSGVKIGDIIQRARSQFAPRKPSLRNAILSHTDLMGSLSTPVAPLVNAATGMKPVRLLLDKALKIDHRRTLPKYSHGTFRQWYRKQAAVQAAFDDQVAFFHGCFVNYNHPQLGKDLLRVLNAMQIGVQLLEGEKCCGVPLIANGFFEKAKKQANANVASLTRAISGNGLPVIATSSTCTFTLRDEYPHLLDIDNRALRPHIDLATRWLWRKLEEGRRLPLRPLPLKVIYHTPCHMEKMGWTHYTLELLRKIPELELTVLESQCCGIAGTYGFKAENYTTSQAIGAPLFRQIEESGADLVISDCETCKWQIEMSTRLRCEHPVTLLARALG